The proteins below come from a single Isoptericola dokdonensis DS-3 genomic window:
- a CDS encoding ABC transporter permease yields MLRITLAQMRSSAGRLTAAGVAILIGTAFVTATLLASGIITRTTYDAVTARYADADLVVTATYDEPLTAAEVDAVSDLDDVEATAVMDQVGVALVGGSRTVYQSVVAAVDESLQPLEVADGTLPAQDDEIALPADVAERLGADVGGTVAVETWVSDDDGGRSVTRPMTVVGIVTDPAGAYMTTGGAAAVAPATFDQWLADQNGGEATATELAVALADGTDVEAARTDVAAAAGGASREVVTTDERAERVTAEFTGGQDLLFLVFTLTFAAIALLVAGLVIANTFQVLVAQRTRTLALLRCVGADKRQVSRSVLTEATILGVMASVGGVLLGIVLGQGALWVAHALDVPVPLPDAISLTWQAVVLPVVVGTLVTVLSALVPARAATRVAPLAALRPADAPSAARGAGKARLVLSLLATVTGFALLAAGAALGLADQPETGLLAGFTGGALSFVGVAVGAVFWLPKVTSTAVRLVGASGPTARLAGANTLRNPRRTAATSTALLIGVTLVATMSTGAASARASLTSALDEQYPVDVVVSSAEYDATGNPTPLPDSLVSEVAGVDGVARAVPVTTIAPQISWPGAEDAPYQPEAVGVDPGAGRDVVRNDGLSELAAGTILLPSWSGLPTGPDAPATVTVTLGDQSLELRAVVAPVETWGAVLSAADVATLTGGASATGLWIGVTDVSAAGDVVPTVQDLVADSGVVADVSGAAVERASFEQVIDTLLAIVLGLLAVAVVIALIGVANTLSLSVIERRRESATLRAIGLSKAQLRGMLAIEGLLIAGVGAVLGIALGLVYGWAGSAAALGIMGDVALAVPWLDVALVLLVAVVAGLVASVVPARTALKASPVEALAAE; encoded by the coding sequence ATGCTGCGCATCACGCTGGCGCAGATGCGCTCCAGCGCGGGCCGCCTCACGGCAGCCGGTGTCGCCATCCTCATCGGCACCGCGTTCGTCACCGCCACGCTGCTCGCCTCCGGGATCATCACCCGCACCACGTACGACGCCGTCACCGCCCGCTACGCCGACGCGGACCTCGTGGTGACCGCCACGTACGACGAGCCCCTGACCGCCGCCGAGGTCGACGCGGTCTCCGACCTCGACGACGTCGAGGCGACCGCCGTCATGGACCAGGTCGGCGTCGCCCTCGTGGGCGGCTCGCGGACCGTCTACCAGTCCGTCGTGGCGGCCGTCGACGAGTCGCTGCAGCCGCTCGAGGTCGCCGACGGCACCCTGCCCGCCCAGGACGACGAGATCGCGCTGCCGGCCGACGTCGCCGAGCGGCTCGGTGCCGACGTCGGGGGCACGGTCGCCGTCGAGACGTGGGTCTCCGACGACGACGGCGGCCGGTCCGTCACCCGGCCGATGACGGTCGTCGGGATCGTCACCGACCCCGCGGGCGCCTACATGACGACGGGCGGGGCGGCCGCCGTCGCACCCGCCACGTTCGATCAGTGGCTCGCAGACCAGAACGGCGGCGAGGCCACAGCGACCGAGCTCGCCGTGGCGCTCGCCGACGGCACGGACGTCGAGGCCGCCCGCACGGACGTCGCCGCCGCTGCTGGGGGGGCGTCACGCGAGGTCGTCACGACCGATGAGCGGGCGGAGCGGGTGACCGCGGAATTCACCGGCGGCCAGGACCTCCTGTTCCTCGTCTTCACGCTCACGTTCGCGGCCATCGCGCTGCTCGTGGCGGGACTGGTCATCGCCAACACCTTCCAGGTGCTGGTCGCCCAGCGCACCCGCACGCTGGCGCTGCTGCGCTGCGTCGGCGCCGACAAGCGGCAGGTCTCGCGCAGCGTCCTCACCGAGGCCACGATCCTCGGTGTCATGGCGTCGGTCGGCGGCGTGCTGCTCGGCATCGTGCTCGGCCAGGGCGCCCTCTGGGTCGCGCACGCGCTGGACGTGCCGGTGCCGCTGCCCGACGCGATCTCCCTCACCTGGCAGGCCGTGGTGCTGCCGGTCGTCGTCGGCACGCTCGTCACGGTGCTGTCGGCGCTCGTCCCGGCCCGGGCCGCGACCCGGGTCGCCCCGCTGGCGGCGCTGCGGCCCGCCGACGCGCCCTCCGCCGCTCGCGGCGCCGGCAAGGCCCGCCTCGTGCTGTCCCTGCTCGCCACCGTCACGGGCTTCGCCCTGCTCGCCGCGGGTGCCGCGCTCGGTCTCGCGGACCAGCCCGAGACGGGCCTCCTCGCCGGGTTCACGGGCGGTGCGCTGTCGTTCGTCGGCGTGGCGGTCGGCGCGGTGTTCTGGCTGCCGAAGGTCACCTCGACGGCCGTCCGGCTCGTCGGGGCCTCCGGGCCCACGGCCCGCCTCGCCGGTGCCAACACGCTGCGCAACCCGCGGCGCACCGCCGCGACGTCGACGGCGCTGCTCATCGGCGTCACCCTCGTCGCGACGATGTCGACCGGCGCCGCGAGCGCCCGCGCGTCCCTCACGTCCGCCCTCGACGAGCAGTACCCCGTCGACGTCGTGGTGAGCTCCGCGGAGTACGACGCGACGGGCAACCCCACGCCTCTTCCGGACTCGCTCGTCAGCGAGGTCGCGGGGGTCGACGGGGTCGCCCGGGCCGTACCCGTGACCACGATCGCCCCGCAGATCTCCTGGCCCGGCGCCGAGGACGCGCCGTACCAGCCCGAGGCCGTCGGGGTCGACCCCGGAGCCGGTCGGGACGTCGTCCGCAACGACGGTCTGTCCGAGCTGGCCGCCGGCACGATCCTGCTGCCGAGCTGGTCGGGGCTGCCGACCGGTCCCGACGCGCCCGCAACGGTCACGGTCACCCTGGGTGACCAGAGCCTGGAGCTGCGCGCCGTCGTTGCACCGGTGGAGACCTGGGGCGCGGTGCTGAGCGCCGCGGACGTGGCCACCCTCACGGGGGGTGCGTCCGCGACCGGCCTGTGGATCGGCGTCACCGACGTGTCCGCCGCGGGCGACGTGGTGCCGACGGTCCAGGACCTCGTCGCCGACTCCGGGGTGGTGGCCGACGTCAGCGGCGCGGCCGTGGAGCGGGCCAGCTTCGAGCAGGTGATCGACACGCTCCTGGCCATCGTGCTCGGGCTGCTCGCGGTCGCGGTCGTCATCGCCCTGATCGGCGTGGCGAACACGCTGTCGCTGTCGGTCATCGAGCGTCGCCGGGAGTCGGCGACGCTGCGGGCGATCGGACTGTCCAAGGCCCAGCTGCGCGGGATGCTCGCGATCGAGGGCCTGC
- a CDS encoding ABC transporter ATP-binding protein, producing the protein MDTTVFVPLDDGAAGAPSPAVRARTLTKTYGSGEAQVRALDGVDVDFATGRFTAIMGPSGSGKSTLMHLLAGLDTATSGQAFLGSTDVTSLGDKELTRLRRDRLGFVFQQFNLLPMFTAEQNITLPVELAGGTVDRPWFDTLVRTLGLERRLTHRPSELSGGQQQRVAIARALIAQPEVVFADEPTGNLDSRSGAEVLSFLRRSVRELGRTIVMVTHDPAAAAYADRVVLIADGRIAGEISDPTPEAVLAGLDALRSLETPVADDARVGA; encoded by the coding sequence GTGGACACCACCGTGTTCGTCCCCCTCGACGACGGCGCCGCCGGCGCCCCGAGCCCCGCCGTGCGCGCCCGCACCCTGACCAAGACGTACGGGTCGGGAGAGGCGCAGGTCCGCGCGCTCGACGGCGTCGACGTGGACTTCGCGACCGGTCGCTTCACGGCGATCATGGGCCCGTCCGGGTCCGGCAAGTCGACGCTCATGCACCTGCTGGCGGGGCTCGACACCGCCACGAGCGGGCAGGCCTTCCTCGGCTCGACCGACGTCACCTCGCTCGGCGACAAGGAGCTGACGCGGCTGCGCCGCGACCGCCTCGGGTTCGTGTTCCAGCAGTTCAACCTGCTGCCGATGTTCACCGCCGAGCAGAACATCACGCTGCCGGTCGAGCTCGCCGGCGGCACCGTGGACCGGCCGTGGTTCGACACCCTGGTCCGCACCCTCGGCCTGGAGCGGCGCCTCACGCACCGCCCGAGCGAGCTGTCGGGCGGCCAGCAGCAGCGCGTCGCCATCGCGCGCGCCCTCATCGCCCAGCCCGAGGTCGTGTTCGCCGACGAGCCCACCGGCAACCTCGACTCCCGCTCCGGGGCCGAGGTGCTGAGCTTCCTGCGCCGCTCCGTGCGCGAGCTCGGCCGCACCATCGTCATGGTCACGCACGACCCGGCCGCCGCCGCGTACGCCGACCGCGTCGTCCTCATCGCCGACGGCCGCATCGCCGGCGAGATCAGCGACCCGACGCCCGAGGCCGTCCTCGCCGGGCTCGACGCCCTGCGCTCGCTGGAGACCCCGGTGGCCGACGACGCGAGGGTGGGTGCCTGA
- a CDS encoding response regulator has product MTDPVRVALVDDQQLVRAGFRMVIDSQPDLTVSLEAGDGAQALRLLADHRVDVVLMDVRMPTMDGLTATARLTATPDAPRVVVLTTFDLDEYVLEAIRAGASGFLLKDAPPEEMLAAIRTVHRGDAVIAPSTTRRLLEHLVTAMPAATAPAQHDALAGLTDREREVLVLMARGRSNSEIAADLFVAEATVKTHVGRVLAKLGARDRVQAVVTAYEVGLVRPGS; this is encoded by the coding sequence ATGACCGACCCGGTGCGCGTCGCGCTCGTCGACGACCAGCAGCTCGTGCGTGCGGGCTTCCGCATGGTCATCGACTCCCAGCCGGACCTCACGGTGTCCCTCGAGGCCGGGGACGGCGCGCAGGCGCTGCGGCTGCTCGCCGACCACCGGGTCGACGTCGTCCTCATGGACGTCCGCATGCCGACCATGGACGGGCTCACGGCGACGGCACGGCTCACGGCGACCCCGGACGCGCCCCGCGTGGTCGTGCTCACGACGTTCGACCTCGACGAGTACGTGCTGGAGGCCATCCGTGCGGGCGCGTCCGGGTTCCTGCTCAAGGACGCCCCGCCGGAGGAGATGCTGGCGGCGATCCGCACGGTCCACCGCGGGGACGCCGTCATCGCGCCGTCCACCACGCGCCGGCTGCTGGAGCACCTCGTCACGGCGATGCCCGCCGCCACCGCACCGGCCCAGCACGACGCCCTCGCCGGGCTGACGGACCGCGAGCGGGAGGTGCTGGTGCTCATGGCCCGCGGCCGCTCCAACTCCGAGATCGCGGCGGACCTGTTCGTCGCGGAGGCCACGGTCAAGACCCACGTCGGCCGCGTCCTGGCCAAGCTGGGGGCGCGCGACCGCGTGCAGGCCGTCGTCACCGCCTACGAGGTCGGGCTGGTGCGACCCGGGTCCTGA
- a CDS encoding sensor histidine kinase yields MGWYGRVVRWVEQHPFVLDATGTAAFAFFVAVTATDLAGSDRGPATVLWSLATVVPLAWRRVRPVHSAVAVYAVALAHLLAGFPLLLPADAAVLVALYSVTVYGPRWAHRTAIASTMLGCLLLATVVGLADAPETLGFLALLPVTVFLGSLAVAVWAFGLTRRYRRLTVETLRDRARRLEVERDQQARIATAAERARIAREMHDIVAHSLSIVVAQADGGRYAAEQDPAAATRALGVISETGRAALADMRRLLGVLRDDPQVAGAAPGGTAALALPPGDVPALSAGSREATGHATASGAPLAPQPDDADLEGLVAQAKDTGARVSLVRVGTPRRLPPGAGLTLHRVAQEALSNVRKHAGPDPRVTVVVRWEADAVVLEVSDDGRGASAGGTTPGYGLVGMRERATMFGGSVTAGPRPGGGWRVRFTMPLPGASLAAAHQSEQAEHTETQEPA; encoded by the coding sequence ATGGGGTGGTACGGACGCGTCGTGCGGTGGGTCGAGCAGCACCCGTTCGTGCTCGACGCGACGGGCACGGCGGCGTTCGCCTTCTTCGTCGCGGTCACCGCCACGGACCTCGCCGGCTCCGACCGGGGCCCCGCCACCGTGCTCTGGTCCCTGGCCACCGTCGTCCCGCTCGCCTGGCGACGCGTGCGGCCGGTCCACTCCGCCGTCGCCGTGTACGCCGTCGCGCTCGCCCACCTGCTCGCCGGGTTCCCCCTGCTCCTGCCGGCGGACGCCGCTGTCCTGGTCGCGCTGTACTCCGTCACGGTCTACGGCCCTCGCTGGGCGCACCGCACGGCCATCGCCTCCACGATGCTCGGTTGCCTCCTGCTGGCCACCGTCGTCGGCCTCGCCGACGCACCCGAGACGCTCGGGTTCCTCGCCCTGCTGCCCGTCACCGTGTTCCTCGGCAGCCTCGCCGTCGCCGTGTGGGCGTTCGGCCTGACCCGGCGCTACCGGCGACTCACCGTGGAGACGCTGCGCGACCGCGCCCGGCGGCTGGAGGTCGAGCGCGACCAGCAGGCCCGGATCGCCACCGCCGCCGAGCGGGCCCGGATCGCCCGCGAGATGCACGACATCGTGGCCCACTCCCTGTCCATCGTCGTCGCGCAGGCCGACGGCGGACGCTACGCGGCCGAGCAGGACCCGGCGGCCGCGACCCGGGCGCTCGGCGTCATCTCCGAGACCGGCCGGGCAGCGCTGGCCGACATGCGCCGCCTGCTCGGCGTGCTCCGCGACGACCCCCAGGTCGCCGGCGCGGCACCGGGCGGCACCGCGGCCCTCGCCCTGCCACCGGGTGACGTCCCGGCCCTGTCGGCCGGGAGCCGCGAGGCGACCGGCCACGCCACCGCGTCCGGCGCCCCGCTCGCCCCGCAGCCCGACGACGCCGACCTGGAGGGTCTCGTCGCCCAGGCCAAGGACACCGGGGCGCGAGTCTCGCTCGTGCGGGTCGGCACACCCCGCCGGCTGCCCCCGGGGGCGGGACTGACCCTGCACCGCGTCGCCCAGGAGGCGCTGAGCAACGTCCGCAAGCATGCCGGGCCCGACCCACGCGTCACCGTCGTCGTGCGCTGGGAGGCCGACGCCGTGGTCCTGGAGGTCTCCGACGACGGCCGCGGCGCCTCCGCCGGGGGCACGACGCCCGGCTACGGGCTCGTCGGCATGCGCGAGCGCGCCACGATGTTCGGCGGCAGCGTGACCGCCGGGCCCCGGCCCGGGGGCGGCTGGCGGGTACGGTTCACGATGCCGCTGCCCGGCGCCTCCCTCGCCGCCGCGCACCAGTCCGAGCAGGCCGAGCACACCGAGACCCAGGAGCCCGCATGA
- a CDS encoding response regulator transcription factor encodes MTHVLLAEDDPAIAEPLARALTREGYDVVVQGTGQGAVDHAGDADIVVLDLGLPDIDGLDVAREIRGRGLGTPILVLTARADEVDLVVGLDAGADDYVTKPFRLAELLARVRALLRRTHGETVEEDELRAQDVRVDVAAHRAFQGERELHLTTKEFDLLKVLVGNAGSVVVRDTLMRDVWGSDPVGSTKTLDMHVSWLRRKLGDDANAPRYVSTVRGLGFRFELGQQA; translated from the coding sequence ATGACCCACGTACTGCTGGCCGAGGACGACCCGGCGATTGCCGAGCCTTTGGCAAGGGCTCTGACGCGTGAAGGTTACGACGTCGTCGTGCAAGGAACTGGTCAAGGAGCCGTTGACCACGCCGGAGACGCGGACATCGTCGTCCTGGACCTCGGGCTGCCCGACATCGACGGCCTGGACGTCGCCCGGGAGATCCGCGGACGCGGCCTCGGCACCCCGATCCTGGTCCTCACGGCCCGCGCCGACGAGGTGGACCTCGTCGTCGGCCTCGACGCCGGCGCCGACGACTACGTCACCAAGCCGTTCCGCCTGGCCGAGCTGCTCGCCCGCGTACGGGCCCTCCTGCGGCGCACCCACGGCGAGACGGTGGAGGAGGACGAGCTGCGCGCGCAGGACGTCCGCGTCGACGTCGCCGCGCACCGCGCGTTCCAGGGCGAGCGCGAGCTCCACCTGACCACCAAGGAGTTCGACCTGCTCAAGGTGCTCGTCGGCAACGCGGGCTCCGTCGTCGTGCGCGACACCCTCATGCGCGACGTCTGGGGCTCCGACCCGGTCGGCTCCACCAAGACGCTCGACATGCACGTGTCGTGGCTGCGCCGCAAGCTCGGCGACGACGCCAACGCGCCCCGCTACGTCTCCACGGTGCGCGGCCTCGGCTTCCGGTTCGAGCTCGGCCAGCAGGCCTGA
- a CDS encoding ATP-binding protein, with amino-acid sequence MRRRVLLATISAVAVAVILLGVPLGMFGAQYVVAIEEQRVSDRVDSFVRTLERTVERGERPTDDQLARASEGRQGDLPALVTVSMPDGELLTYGSEPRQPSIVKAAETDNRAWVSFEVSAWGVYVKAAQIVALVVVAGVVAIGAGIAMAVWQANRLSAPLVYLAASAEQLGSGQVRPTLEPSGVEEIDLVAAELARSADRLAGRLAAERQFAQDASHQLRTPLTALSMRLEEIMLTSDDDAVVEEARVSLEQVERLVAVVDDLLSTSRRSQGGTTEAVVLADVVRQQYEEWADTFAQAGRELVVDVAEEHRVLATPGALAQVIATLLENSLKYGDGTTTVRSRPPGAKGALALEVTDEGPGVNDEIAPRVFERGATTGNSTGLGLALARDLVAADGGRLELAQRRPPVFRIFLSGVPRTLDPRVVLPPGTTISSRGRRRGWLHHSDD; translated from the coding sequence GTGCGCCGTCGCGTCCTGCTGGCGACCATCTCGGCGGTCGCCGTCGCGGTGATCCTCCTGGGGGTCCCGCTGGGCATGTTCGGCGCGCAGTACGTCGTCGCGATCGAGGAGCAGCGCGTCTCCGACCGCGTCGACTCGTTCGTGCGCACGCTCGAGCGGACCGTCGAGCGGGGCGAGCGACCCACCGACGACCAGCTCGCCCGGGCGTCCGAGGGGCGCCAGGGCGACCTGCCCGCCCTGGTCACGGTGAGCATGCCCGACGGCGAGCTGCTCACCTACGGCAGCGAGCCGCGGCAGCCCTCGATCGTCAAGGCCGCCGAGACCGACAACCGCGCCTGGGTGTCCTTCGAGGTGTCCGCGTGGGGCGTGTACGTCAAGGCGGCGCAGATCGTCGCGCTGGTCGTCGTGGCGGGTGTCGTCGCGATCGGGGCGGGCATCGCCATGGCCGTCTGGCAGGCCAACCGGCTCTCCGCACCCCTGGTGTACCTCGCCGCGTCGGCCGAGCAGCTCGGCTCGGGGCAGGTGCGGCCCACCCTCGAACCCTCCGGCGTCGAGGAGATCGACCTCGTCGCCGCCGAGCTCGCCCGCAGCGCCGACCGGCTTGCCGGACGCCTCGCGGCCGAGCGCCAGTTCGCCCAGGACGCGTCCCACCAGCTGCGCACCCCCCTCACCGCGCTGTCCATGCGGCTCGAGGAGATCATGCTCACCTCCGACGACGACGCCGTCGTCGAGGAGGCCCGCGTGTCCCTGGAGCAGGTGGAACGCCTCGTCGCCGTCGTCGACGACCTGCTGTCCACCTCGCGCCGGTCCCAGGGCGGCACCACCGAGGCCGTCGTGCTGGCCGACGTCGTGCGCCAGCAGTACGAGGAGTGGGCCGACACCTTCGCCCAGGCGGGACGGGAGCTCGTCGTCGACGTGGCCGAGGAGCACCGGGTGCTCGCCACCCCCGGCGCGCTCGCCCAGGTGATCGCGACCCTGCTGGAGAACTCCCTCAAGTACGGCGACGGGACCACGACCGTCCGCTCCCGCCCGCCGGGCGCCAAGGGCGCGCTCGCCCTGGAGGTCACCGACGAGGGCCCCGGCGTGAACGACGAGATCGCCCCCCGCGTCTTCGAGCGCGGCGCCACCACGGGCAACAGCACCGGGCTCGGACTCGCGCTCGCCCGCGACCTCGTCGCCGCCGACGGCGGACGCCTCGAGCTCGCGCAGCGCCGCCCGCCCGTGTTCCGCATCTTCCTGTCCGGGGTGCCCCGCACCCTCGACCCGCGTGTCGTGCTGCCCCCGGGCACCACCATCTCCTCGCGGGGACGCCGCCGCGGCTGGCTGCACCACAGCGACGACTGA
- a CDS encoding GtrA family protein, with product MSEHRPPDAAVTPRPWPVRVVAEVWRRRVELLRFGTVGGVAYVVNLAVFNLLLHGPAPFDVISHKPVTVNVIAVAVSTLVAWLGNRYWTFADHRTTRRGRELVEFGLVNIGGLVISSACLAFSRYVLGLDSPLADNVAANGVGLVLGMVFRYVMYRKVVFRGAR from the coding sequence ATGTCGGAGCACAGGCCCCCGGACGCCGCCGTCACCCCGCGGCCCTGGCCCGTGCGCGTCGTCGCGGAGGTGTGGCGGCGGCGGGTGGAGCTGCTGCGCTTCGGCACGGTCGGCGGCGTGGCCTACGTGGTCAACCTGGCCGTGTTCAACCTGCTGCTGCACGGGCCCGCCCCGTTCGACGTGATCTCCCACAAGCCGGTGACGGTGAACGTGATCGCCGTGGCCGTCTCGACGCTCGTCGCCTGGCTCGGGAACCGGTACTGGACGTTCGCCGACCACCGCACCACGCGACGCGGGAGGGAGCTCGTCGAGTTCGGCCTGGTCAACATCGGCGGGCTGGTGATCTCGTCGGCCTGCCTGGCGTTCTCCCGCTACGTCCTCGGCCTCGACTCGCCGCTCGCGGACAACGTGGCCGCGAACGGCGTCGGCCTCGTGCTGGGGATGGTCTTCCGGTACGTGATGTACCGCAAGGTCGTGTTCCGCGGCGCCCGCTGA
- a CDS encoding 5-(carboxyamino)imidazole ribonucleotide synthase, with the protein MMAPAAAELGVHLRVLVEDATTSAAQVVVDAPVGGAADEAAIRALVAPAGGTAADVLTFEHEHVPNTLLADLVEHGTPVRPGPHALVQAQDKIVMRRRLTELGAPCPRWAALPSDPDAARDALAAFLADAPDGAAVVKTARGGYDGKGVRVVTAATDVDDWLDAHAAGGPELLVEAKVPFTRELAVLVARRPSGEVRTWPVVESVQRDGVCAEVIAPAPDLDDALAAAARDTAVAIAEGLDVTGVLAVEMFEAPGADGTPEVLVNELAMRPHNSGHWTIDGAVTSQFEQHLRAVLDLPLGATEPVARWTVMANVLGSTLDRLTDALPAVGERYPEARVNLYGKGIRAGRKLGHVNVSGDDLAAVRRRAAAAAALLRGETPPNEED; encoded by the coding sequence ATGATGGCCCCGGCCGCCGCCGAGCTCGGCGTCCACCTGCGCGTCCTCGTGGAGGACGCCACGACGTCCGCCGCGCAGGTCGTCGTCGACGCCCCGGTGGGCGGTGCCGCGGACGAGGCGGCCATCCGTGCGCTCGTGGCGCCTGCCGGCGGCACCGCCGCCGACGTCCTGACCTTCGAGCACGAGCACGTCCCCAACACCCTGCTCGCCGACCTCGTCGAGCACGGCACCCCCGTGCGGCCCGGCCCGCACGCGCTCGTCCAGGCGCAGGACAAGATCGTCATGCGCCGCCGCCTCACCGAGCTCGGCGCGCCGTGCCCCCGCTGGGCCGCGCTGCCGTCCGACCCGGACGCCGCGCGGGACGCCCTCGCCGCGTTCCTCGCCGACGCACCCGACGGCGCCGCCGTCGTCAAGACCGCCCGCGGCGGCTACGACGGCAAGGGCGTGCGCGTCGTCACCGCCGCGACCGACGTCGACGACTGGCTGGACGCGCACGCCGCCGGTGGCCCCGAGCTGCTCGTCGAGGCCAAGGTGCCGTTCACCCGTGAGCTCGCGGTGCTCGTCGCCCGCCGCCCGTCGGGCGAGGTGCGCACCTGGCCCGTCGTCGAGTCCGTGCAGCGCGACGGCGTGTGCGCCGAGGTGATCGCCCCGGCGCCCGACCTGGACGACGCCCTCGCCGCCGCCGCGCGCGACACCGCCGTCGCCATCGCCGAGGGCCTCGACGTCACCGGCGTCCTGGCGGTCGAGATGTTCGAGGCGCCCGGCGCCGACGGCACCCCCGAGGTGCTCGTCAACGAGCTCGCGATGCGCCCCCACAACTCCGGGCACTGGACCATCGACGGGGCCGTCACCAGCCAGTTCGAGCAGCACCTGCGCGCCGTGCTCGACCTGCCACTCGGGGCCACCGAACCCGTCGCCCGCTGGACCGTCATGGCGAACGTCCTCGGCTCCACCCTGGACCGCCTCACCGACGCGCTGCCCGCCGTCGGCGAGCGCTACCCCGAGGCCCGCGTCAACCTGTACGGCAAGGGCATCCGTGCCGGCCGCAAGCTCGGCCACGTCAACGTCAGCGGCGACGACCTCGCCGCCGTCCGTCGCCGGGCCGCCGCCGCGGCGGCACTGCTGCGCGGCGAGACGCCGCCGAACGAGGAGGACTGA
- the purE gene encoding 5-(carboxyamino)imidazole ribonucleotide mutase, which translates to MSANAPVVGVVMGSDSDWPVMEAAVDALDELGVTSEVDVVSAHRMPAEMIAYGQEAAGRGLRVLIAGAGGAAHLPGMLAAVTPLPVIGVPVPLKHLDGMDSLLSIVQMPAGVPVATVSIGGARNAGLLAAQILGAGTDAESLALRERMVTFQENLRDVAHAKGARLRAARSGA; encoded by the coding sequence ATGAGCGCGAACGCACCCGTCGTCGGTGTCGTCATGGGGTCGGACTCCGACTGGCCCGTCATGGAGGCCGCCGTCGACGCCCTCGACGAGCTCGGCGTCACCTCCGAGGTCGACGTCGTCTCCGCGCACCGCATGCCGGCCGAGATGATCGCGTACGGCCAGGAGGCCGCCGGTCGTGGGCTGCGCGTCCTCATCGCCGGCGCCGGGGGAGCCGCGCACCTGCCCGGCATGCTCGCCGCCGTCACGCCGCTGCCCGTCATCGGCGTCCCGGTGCCGCTCAAGCACCTCGACGGCATGGACTCGCTGCTGTCCATCGTGCAGATGCCCGCGGGCGTGCCCGTCGCGACCGTCTCCATCGGCGGCGCCCGCAACGCAGGCCTGCTCGCCGCGCAGATCCTCGGCGCGGGCACCGATGCCGAGTCCCTCGCGCTGCGCGAGCGCATGGTGACCTTCCAGGAGAACCTGCGCGACGTCGCCCACGCCAAGGGTGCGCGGCTGCGGGCTGCTCGCTCCGGAGCCTGA